One genomic segment of Pseudomonadota bacterium includes these proteins:
- a CDS encoding bacterial Ig-like domain-containing protein encodes MIKNIFARGSSSVAFLVMAFVLSMLSACGSDDKQPEGITLTSIDITAPPAKTQYEMGQALDLAGIAVVARYSDGTSYPLSAGDGGSGYLVSGFDSATVGTKTVTLKYVARSTTFTVTVTPVHHMVSYVNDGATTQVQVDDETLLVEPAKPDKGGNFYFVGWFIADTGQGHMWDFAHEKAESDLTLNAKFVELSATNVIVDAYLDEAKRTTFTFKTLQELKAANIANGSTVNFTPGVYWTDDYLDTNNANTPEHPGLVGISFNQSGMTFKGLTSNADDVRIAGNRGQTMGSNGNWNVIGVATNFSAYDLTIANYCSVDLVFPRDPSKNLARRTDARVQAQTVTSAGGTLDKLYFENVRFVSFLNLFPAAPTRAYFKNSYFQLTDDAIAGGGTIVYDHSTFDFYGSHPSPGGSSTITAFLNSTFNFYNDSPVFYFSKSGGTWVILDNVFKRAKEEIRWENSQRPDVKHYVSGNKYEDGTPVVFDTVNTAVTVPLTTDSLKIFKIGDVYNVYNLLKGNDGWNPSQQVARNDTAFKFTLAANNANIASDNPTNEAIITPTLTPANFFTYAQLQFVYDTTLFTVVPSADSKLHLRANLNSTGKIIKTIVNATAPNGLVSQVTLNIRPQTVAAPVVVGTPSILIGQNLAGLKIVYDHPDFTDWSTISWYRGATPGAQTVLVGVTTLNNPYLNYQLSAGDIGQYLTAVVTPRYEFSAAAASSITVSTSRAIVAGDVANPNVISTNFANISWTGNTLNQSNVWYADTSTPTGDETWVPGTGTPWTYVLGDRDGGLGIPGLRFGTQGARLLYQPQGSFSDMTLVLDLTPEKIAGQGFGGAPNYAEVYIKWDPVTKTGYAVRFQRLTTDPLNGNAPIQSAGNSVKVSMIEYVNGVGTILPNSYVDSSVYMPGAQLTFKLVGNVLSLDMTTEAEETTIQRGYNLPHEIHFSATVTSAATKTVGGFGFLFVGSNAAGNRTELENVLVTLTPR; translated from the coding sequence ATGATCAAGAACATCTTCGCCAGGGGAAGCAGCAGCGTTGCTTTCCTGGTCATGGCATTCGTGCTTTCCATGCTTTCGGCTTGCGGCTCGGACGACAAGCAGCCCGAGGGCATCACACTCACCTCGATTGACATCACTGCGCCGCCCGCCAAGACGCAGTACGAAATGGGTCAGGCCCTCGATCTCGCCGGCATCGCCGTGGTCGCGCGCTACAGCGACGGAACGAGTTATCCGCTCTCGGCCGGTGACGGCGGCTCGGGTTATCTGGTCAGCGGATTCGACTCCGCGACCGTGGGAACGAAGACCGTCACGCTCAAGTACGTGGCTCGCTCGACCACCTTCACTGTGACGGTCACCCCCGTCCATCACATGGTCTCGTATGTGAACGACGGCGCCACGACGCAGGTCCAGGTCGACGACGAAACGCTGCTCGTAGAGCCGGCCAAGCCGGACAAAGGCGGAAACTTCTACTTCGTCGGCTGGTTCATCGCAGATACCGGCCAGGGCCACATGTGGGATTTCGCGCACGAAAAGGCCGAGTCCGACCTGACGCTGAACGCCAAGTTCGTCGAGTTATCCGCGACCAATGTGATCGTGGACGCGTATCTCGATGAGGCGAAGCGCACCACTTTCACCTTCAAGACCTTGCAGGAATTGAAGGCCGCGAACATTGCCAATGGCAGCACGGTCAATTTCACGCCCGGCGTGTACTGGACCGACGACTACCTCGATACGAACAACGCCAACACGCCGGAACACCCGGGCCTGGTTGGAATCTCGTTCAACCAATCCGGCATGACCTTCAAGGGTCTCACGTCGAATGCGGATGACGTGCGCATCGCGGGCAACCGTGGGCAGACCATGGGATCCAACGGCAACTGGAACGTCATCGGCGTCGCCACCAATTTCTCCGCCTATGACCTGACGATCGCCAACTACTGCTCGGTCGATCTGGTCTTCCCGAGAGATCCGTCGAAGAACCTCGCGCGAAGAACCGATGCACGCGTTCAGGCGCAGACCGTCACCAGCGCGGGCGGCACGCTCGACAAGTTGTACTTCGAGAACGTGCGCTTCGTCAGCTTCCTGAACCTGTTCCCCGCTGCCCCGACGCGGGCCTATTTCAAGAACTCGTACTTCCAGTTGACCGACGACGCGATCGCCGGCGGCGGAACGATCGTGTACGACCACTCCACCTTCGACTTCTACGGCAGCCATCCGTCGCCGGGCGGTTCGTCGACGATCACGGCATTCCTGAATTCGACGTTCAACTTCTACAACGACAGCCCGGTGTTCTACTTCTCGAAGAGCGGCGGAACCTGGGTCATCCTCGACAACGTGTTCAAGCGTGCGAAAGAAGAGATTCGTTGGGAGAACAGCCAGCGGCCGGACGTCAAACACTACGTCTCCGGCAACAAATACGAAGACGGAACGCCGGTCGTATTCGATACCGTGAACACGGCGGTCACGGTGCCGCTGACCACGGATTCGTTGAAGATCTTCAAGATCGGCGACGTATACAACGTCTACAACCTGCTCAAGGGCAACGACGGCTGGAATCCCTCGCAACAGGTGGCGCGCAACGACACGGCGTTCAAGTTCACGCTGGCCGCCAACAACGCCAACATCGCGTCTGATAATCCGACGAACGAAGCCATCATCACGCCGACCTTGACGCCGGCAAACTTTTTCACATATGCCCAACTTCAGTTCGTCTATGACACCACGCTGTTCACCGTGGTCCCGTCGGCCGACAGCAAGCTCCACTTGCGAGCCAACCTGAACTCGACCGGCAAGATCATCAAGACGATTGTCAATGCAACCGCGCCGAACGGTCTGGTGTCGCAGGTGACGCTGAACATCCGCCCGCAGACGGTGGCTGCTCCGGTCGTCGTGGGCACGCCTTCGATCCTGATAGGTCAGAACCTGGCGGGGCTGAAGATCGTCTATGACCATCCGGACTTCACCGACTGGTCGACGATCAGCTGGTACCGGGGCGCCACCCCGGGTGCGCAGACCGTCCTGGTCGGAGTTACGACGCTCAACAATCCGTATCTGAACTACCAGTTGTCGGCGGGCGACATCGGGCAGTACCTGACCGCCGTGGTCACGCCGCGTTATGAGTTCAGCGCGGCCGCGGCTAGTTCGATCACGGTGTCGACCTCCCGCGCCATCGTCGCAGGAGACGTCGCGAATCCGAACGTGATCTCGACCAACTTCGCCAACATCAGCTGGACCGGCAACACGCTCAACCAGAGCAACGTCTGGTATGCAGACACGAGCACGCCGACCGGTGACGAGACCTGGGTCCCCGGAACCGGCACGCCGTGGACGTACGTTCTCGGTGATCGGGATGGTGGCTTGGGTATTCCCGGCTTGAGATTCGGCACGCAAGGCGCGCGCCTGCTCTATCAGCCGCAAGGCTCCTTCTCCGACATGACTCTCGTCCTGGACCTGACTCCCGAGAAGATCGCCGGACAGGGTTTTGGCGGCGCGCCGAACTACGCCGAGGTCTATATCAAGTGGGATCCAGTGACCAAGACGGGTTACGCGGTGCGCTTCCAGCGTCTGACGACCGACCCCTTGAATGGCAACGCGCCGATTCAGTCGGCTGGTAACTCGGTCAAGGTCTCGATGATCGAGTACGTCAACGGCGTGGGCACGATCCTGCCGAACAGCTACGTCGACAGCTCCGTCTACATGCCGGGGGCTCAACTCACGTTCAAGCTCGTCGGCAATGTGCTGTCGTTGGATATGACCACGGAAGCCGAGGAGACCACCATTCAACGGGGCTACAACCTTCCGCACGAGATTCACTTCTCGGCAACGGTGACGAGCGCCGCTACCAAGACGGTCGGTGGCTTCGGCTTCCTGTTCGTGGGATCCAATGCTGCCGGCAACCGGACCGAGCTGGAGAACGTCCTGGTCACGCTGACTCCCCGCTAG
- a CDS encoding bacterial Ig-like domain-containing protein, whose product MIKNIFARGSSSVAFLVMAFVLSMLSACGSDDKQPEGITLTSIDITAPPTKTQYEMGQTLDLTGIAVVARYSDGTSYPLSAGDGGSGYLVSGFDSATVGTKTVTLKYVARSTTFTVTVTPVHHMVSYVNEGATTQVQVDDETLLVEPAKPDKGGNFYFVGWFIADTGQGHMWDFAHEKAESDLTLNAKFVELSATNVIVDAYLDEAKRTAFTFKTLQELKAANIANGSTVNFTPGVYWTDDYLDTNNANTPAHPGLVGISFPQSGMTFKGLTSNADDVRIAGNRGQTMGSNGNWNVIGIGTNFSGYDLTIANYTSHDLVFPRDPSKNVPRRGDARVQAQTITGAGGTLDKMYFENVRFVSFLNLIAIGPTRGYFKNSYFQLTDDSIAGGGTIVFDHCTFDFYGSHPSGGGSSTITAFLNSTFNFYNDSPVFFFSKSGGTWTIIDNVFKGPKEEIRWENAQRPDVKHYVSGNKYEDGTPVVFDLVNTAVTTPLTVDSLKIFKIGDEYNIYNLLKGNDGWNPSQQVARNDTAFKFTMAANSTNVASDNPANETIITPTFVPAAFFTYDTIDFDYNESLFTVIPSTDGRLHLRANLNSTGVIIKSIVKATAPNGLVAQVTLNIRPQTVAAPVVVGTPSILIGQNLAGLKIVYDHPDFTDWSTITWYRGATPGAQTVQVGVTTLNNPYLDYQLSAGDIGQYLTAVVTPRYEFSAAATSTVVVTTSRAIVAGDLANRNVIATNFANVTWTGHALNQSDVWYADTFKPSDITQSWVPGTGTPWTYVLGDRDGAMGVPGLRTATQGARLLYQPQGSFANMSMTVDLTPEKIGGQGFGSATDQYLEAYIKWDPTTQTGYALRFQRLATDPLNGNLPIPSSGNSVRVSMIEYVNGVRTILPGCYTESSVYLPGAQFTFKLVGNVLTADVTTESEQNNTQEGYLLPHEIHFTATVASAASTVGGFGFQFTGTTSAGNRSELESLQVTLTPR is encoded by the coding sequence ATGATCAAGAACATCTTCGCCAGGGGAAGCAGCAGCGTTGCTTTCCTGGTCATGGCATTCGTGCTTTCCATGCTTTCGGCTTGCGGCTCGGACGACAAGCAGCCCGAGGGCATCACACTCACCTCGATTGACATCACTGCGCCGCCGACCAAGACGCAGTACGAAATGGGTCAGACGCTCGATCTGACCGGCATCGCCGTGGTCGCGCGCTACAGCGACGGAACGAGTTATCCGCTCTCGGCCGGCGACGGCGGCTCGGGTTATCTGGTCAGCGGGTTCGACTCCGCGACCGTGGGAACGAAAACCGTCACGCTCAAGTACGTGGCCCGTTCGACTACCTTCACGGTGACGGTCACCCCCGTTCATCACATGGTCTCGTATGTAAACGAGGGCGCCACGACCCAGGTCCAGGTCGACGACGAAACGCTGCTCGTAGAGCCGGCGAAGCCAGACAAGGGCGGAAACTTCTACTTCGTCGGCTGGTTCATCGCAGATACCGGCCAGGGCCACATGTGGGATTTCGCGCACGAAAAGGCCGAGTCCGACCTGACGCTGAACGCCAAGTTCGTCGAATTGTCCGCGACCAACGTGATCGTGGATGCGTACCTCGACGAAGCGAAGCGCACCGCCTTCACCTTCAAGACCTTGCAGGAACTGAAGGCCGCGAACATTGCCAATGGCAGCACGGTCAATTTCACGCCTGGCGTGTACTGGACCGACGACTACCTCGATACGAACAACGCCAACACGCCCGCTCACCCGGGCCTGGTCGGTATCTCGTTCCCCCAGTCGGGCATGACCTTCAAGGGCCTCACGTCCAATGCGGATGACGTGCGTATCGCCGGCAACCGTGGCCAGACCATGGGCTCCAACGGCAACTGGAACGTCATCGGCATTGGCACGAACTTCTCGGGCTACGACCTGACGATCGCCAACTACACCTCGCACGATCTCGTGTTCCCGCGCGATCCGTCGAAGAACGTTCCCCGCCGAGGCGATGCGCGCGTGCAGGCGCAGACCATCACCGGCGCGGGCGGCACGCTCGACAAGATGTACTTCGAGAACGTGCGCTTCGTGAGCTTCCTGAACCTGATCGCCATCGGCCCGACGCGTGGCTACTTCAAGAACTCGTACTTCCAGTTGACCGACGACTCGATCGCCGGCGGCGGAACCATCGTGTTCGATCATTGCACGTTCGACTTCTACGGCAGCCACCCCTCGGGCGGCGGCTCGTCGACGATCACTGCGTTCCTGAATTCCACGTTCAATTTCTACAACGACAGCCCGGTGTTCTTCTTCTCGAAGAGCGGCGGTACGTGGACCATCATCGACAACGTGTTCAAGGGTCCCAAGGAAGAAATCCGTTGGGAGAATGCGCAGCGGCCGGACGTCAAACATTACGTCTCGGGCAACAAGTACGAAGACGGAACGCCGGTGGTGTTCGACCTGGTGAACACGGCGGTCACGACGCCGCTGACGGTCGATTCACTCAAGATCTTCAAGATCGGCGACGAGTACAACATCTACAACCTGCTCAAGGGCAACGACGGCTGGAATCCCTCGCAGCAGGTGGCGCGCAACGACACGGCGTTCAAGTTCACGATGGCTGCGAACAGCACCAACGTCGCCTCGGACAATCCGGCCAACGAAACCATCATCACGCCGACCTTCGTGCCGGCCGCCTTCTTCACCTATGACACGATCGACTTCGATTACAACGAGTCGCTGTTCACGGTGATTCCGTCGACGGATGGCCGCCTGCACCTGCGGGCGAACCTGAACTCCACGGGTGTGATCATCAAGTCGATCGTGAAGGCGACCGCGCCGAACGGTCTCGTGGCGCAGGTGACGCTGAACATCCGTCCGCAGACGGTGGCGGCGCCGGTGGTCGTGGGTACGCCTTCGATCCTGATCGGCCAGAATCTGGCGGGTCTCAAGATCGTCTATGACCATCCGGACTTCACGGACTGGTCGACCATCACCTGGTACCGCGGTGCCACGCCGGGCGCGCAGACCGTTCAGGTCGGCGTCACGACGCTCAACAATCCGTATCTGGACTATCAGCTCTCGGCTGGTGACATCGGTCAGTACCTGACCGCCGTCGTCACGCCGCGCTACGAGTTCAGCGCCGCTGCGACCAGCACGGTCGTGGTGACGACCTCGCGGGCCATCGTGGCGGGAGACCTTGCCAACCGGAACGTGATCGCGACCAACTTCGCCAACGTCACATGGACCGGTCACGCGCTCAATCAGAGCGATGTCTGGTACGCCGACACGTTCAAGCCGTCCGACATCACGCAGTCGTGGGTCCCCGGCACGGGTACGCCATGGACGTATGTCCTCGGCGACCGGGATGGCGCCATGGGCGTGCCGGGATTGCGGACCGCCACGCAGGGTGCGCGGCTGCTTTATCAGCCGCAGGGCTCCTTCGCGAACATGTCGATGACGGTGGATCTCACGCCGGAAAAGATCGGCGGGCAGGGCTTCGGCAGCGCGACCGATCAGTACCTCGAGGCCTACATCAAGTGGGATCCGACGACACAGACGGGTTACGCCCTGCGCTTCCAGCGTCTGGCGACGGACCCGCTGAACGGCAACCTGCCGATTCCGTCGTCGGGCAACTCCGTCAGGGTCTCGATGATCGAGTACGTCAACGGCGTCAGGACGATCCTGCCGGGTTGCTACACCGAGAGCTCCGTGTACCTGCCGGGTGCGCAGTTCACGTTCAAGCTGGTCGGCAACGTGTTGACGGCCGATGTCACCACGGAATCCGAGCAGAACAACACGCAGGAAGGTTACCTGCTGCCGCACGAGATTCACTTCACCGCGACGGTGGCGAGTGCCGCCAGCACGGTGGGTGGATTCGGCTTCCAGTTCACTGGAACGACATCGGCAGGCAACAGGAGTGAGCTGGAGAGCCTCCAGGTCACGCTCACGCCGCGCTAA
- a CDS encoding TonB-dependent receptor: protein MSSSRVSHLQQAGVAAAVALALGGTTLAGDSAAIAAAVTDLGTNEPLEQVIVTGTRRAERTVLKSNVPIDVVSAQDLQKTATPDINGKLQALIPSYNVRRIPTSDGSIFVRPATLRNLSPDHTLVLIDGKRFHRSAFVDVTARGAQAVNLALLPAGAFKRTEVLRDGAAAQYGSDAIAGVINFILNDQPGTDAYVQFGEFSKGDGENLQVGVSSGFKLGDSGFINFAAEYVDGEASNNGIQRADAASIINQGEPYASAVRDLGSVVQRYGVPELTSKKVFINTGFDLTESSRVYAFGNYTEESGVADFNYRPSITTTGLNADGQTVTLPRNGGYNLKPNGHYSIYQTDGSNAAGSWTATDPGFDLLALYPGGFTPRFGSDTRDYSFAAGIKGQATDRLSWDFSANVGSDRIDYFLDDSINLSLGSLSPTDFDNGGREQREQTANVDFVYEWQTALTNPVNIGFGAEYRREEFLIYAGEEASWVLGPLRDLSPAANGFPGAHPATAGAWSSHNTAAYVDVDVDLTDRFNVGIAGRFEDYSLFGSTTNGKLAARFAFNDAIAVRGAVSTGFRAPTPGQQYLQNVAQNPNLDPTIPRSVDVRAQLPSNSVAAGLFGGEALRPEESVNLSLGLVLQPIDGLSITLDAYRIDIDDRIGLSTDFELTTEQRNQLAGLGVPLATELTHVRFYTNSFDTRTSGLDVVAAWRKPVGPGRLGLTWASNFNKTRFLDFDPALFNEPTRVGFLDTIPEFTSNLSADYEFGKWRLSGRARHFGDWIYVSNTSATTPVYEDIGAETFFDLSGNLQLSDGVNLSLGVENVLNNFTQKVGLVTVRNNGRLYPGGAPYENDGRQVYARVGIKF, encoded by the coding sequence ATGAGCTCGTCTCGCGTCTCGCATCTGCAACAAGCCGGCGTCGCCGCCGCCGTCGCCCTGGCTCTGGGCGGTACGACACTCGCCGGTGACAGCGCCGCCATAGCGGCGGCCGTCACCGATCTCGGCACCAACGAACCGCTCGAGCAGGTCATCGTCACCGGAACCCGCCGCGCCGAACGCACGGTGCTCAAGTCCAACGTGCCGATCGACGTGGTTTCCGCCCAGGACCTGCAGAAGACCGCGACGCCCGACATCAACGGCAAGTTGCAGGCGCTCATTCCTTCCTACAACGTGCGGCGCATCCCGACCTCCGACGGCTCGATCTTCGTGCGGCCGGCGACGCTGCGGAATCTTTCCCCCGACCACACGCTGGTGCTCATCGACGGCAAGCGGTTCCACCGCTCCGCGTTCGTCGACGTCACCGCGCGTGGCGCCCAGGCGGTCAACCTCGCGCTGCTGCCGGCCGGCGCCTTCAAGCGCACGGAAGTGCTGCGCGACGGCGCGGCGGCGCAGTACGGCTCGGACGCCATCGCGGGTGTCATCAATTTCATCCTCAACGACCAGCCGGGCACGGACGCCTACGTGCAATTCGGCGAGTTCTCGAAAGGCGACGGGGAAAACCTGCAGGTCGGCGTGTCGAGCGGCTTCAAGCTCGGTGACAGCGGTTTCATCAACTTCGCGGCGGAATACGTCGACGGCGAGGCGAGCAACAACGGCATCCAGCGCGCCGACGCCGCGTCGATCATCAACCAGGGCGAACCGTACGCGAGCGCGGTCCGGGACCTTGGCAGCGTGGTGCAGCGCTACGGCGTGCCGGAGCTGACCAGCAAAAAAGTCTTCATCAATACCGGCTTCGACCTCACCGAGAGCTCCAGGGTTTACGCATTCGGCAACTACACCGAGGAGAGCGGCGTCGCGGATTTCAACTACCGGCCGTCGATCACGACGACCGGTCTCAACGCGGATGGCCAGACAGTCACGCTGCCGCGCAACGGCGGGTACAACCTCAAGCCCAACGGTCACTACTCCATCTACCAGACGGACGGCTCGAATGCGGCCGGCAGCTGGACGGCCACCGACCCAGGCTTCGATCTCCTGGCGCTTTATCCGGGCGGCTTCACGCCACGCTTCGGTTCCGACACGCGCGACTACAGTTTCGCCGCCGGTATCAAGGGTCAGGCTACCGACAGATTGAGCTGGGATTTTTCCGCGAATGTCGGCAGCGACCGCATCGACTACTTCCTCGATGATTCGATCAACCTCTCGTTGGGCTCGTTGTCCCCGACCGACTTCGACAACGGTGGCCGCGAGCAGCGCGAACAGACCGCGAATGTCGATTTCGTCTACGAATGGCAGACCGCCTTGACGAATCCGGTGAACATCGGCTTCGGCGCCGAGTATCGCCGCGAAGAATTCCTGATCTATGCGGGCGAGGAGGCGTCCTGGGTGCTCGGACCGCTGCGCGATCTTTCGCCTGCGGCGAACGGCTTCCCCGGTGCACATCCGGCGACCGCCGGCGCCTGGTCGAGCCACAACACGGCCGCGTATGTGGACGTGGACGTGGACCTCACCGACCGTTTCAACGTCGGTATCGCCGGCCGCTTCGAGGACTACTCGTTGTTCGGTTCCACGACGAACGGGAAACTCGCGGCGCGATTCGCCTTCAACGATGCGATCGCCGTGCGCGGCGCGGTGAGCACGGGCTTCCGCGCGCCGACGCCCGGCCAGCAGTACCTGCAGAACGTCGCGCAGAACCCGAATCTCGACCCCACGATTCCGCGTTCGGTCGACGTGCGCGCGCAGCTGCCATCGAACTCGGTCGCGGCGGGGTTGTTTGGCGGCGAGGCGCTGCGTCCCGAGGAGTCGGTCAACCTGAGCCTCGGCCTCGTGCTGCAGCCGATCGACGGGCTTTCGATCACGCTCGACGCGTATCGCATCGACATCGACGACCGCATCGGCCTATCCACCGATTTCGAGCTGACCACGGAACAGCGCAATCAGCTCGCGGGCCTCGGCGTGCCGCTGGCCACGGAGCTCACGCATGTGCGTTTCTACACCAACAGCTTCGACACCCGGACTTCGGGGCTCGATGTCGTCGCCGCCTGGCGCAAGCCGGTCGGGCCGGGCCGCCTCGGCCTCACCTGGGCGAGCAATTTCAACAAGACCAGGTTCCTGGATTTCGATCCGGCGCTGTTCAACGAACCGACTCGCGTAGGTTTCCTCGACACCATCCCTGAGTTCACCAGCAATCTGTCGGCGGACTACGAGTTCGGCAAGTGGCGCCTGAGCGGACGCGCGCGCCATTTCGGCGACTGGATCTATGTATCGAACACGTCGGCGACGACGCCCGTTTACGAGGACATCGGCGCCGAGACCTTCTTCGATCTGAGCGGCAATCTCCAGCTCTCGGATGGCGTCAACCTCTCGCTGGGCGTGGAGAACGTGCTCAACAATTTCACCCAGAAGGTGGGCCTCGTGACGGTGCGCAACAATGGCCGGCTCTATCCGGGCGGTGCGCCGTATGAGAACGACGGCCGCCAGGTGTATGCACGGGTCGGCATCAAGTTCTAG
- a CDS encoding InlB B-repeat-containing protein, whose translation MRTLGAFDWRTNSAIQNWIVDWDEVDTELVRKVDPARDKWRVDVPGLPRGEYQIQIRAADGVAVVHTFVDLHTTSYPRNGAAFVPSNQAVFDFPGTNNFALTGAIGGYLPDGRVDPNAIIVYATHANMATTLPTTLFSTGRGATANARTPLVVRLLGTIGSFTTVAANKAGAGAVVPPGVNDSRMMSIGSGNGNVTVEGVGPDAILFGWGITIAGAHNVEFRNLRFDQWYDDAIYIDGGGTGTRASNIWVHNNTFGYGQNKHLALGQDPDQAKGDGAVDISNHPRNYTVDYNVFAGSSKAMLIGGGATAISNHYGTVHHNWFHGSEERTPRVRNGRIHVFNNLYQDIQGHPFHNQLLARNTGYGIGAGHNATIWAEGNVFDHVNFPFLRSRQGHARGHQVINYEPGPNETANANAGYNHFFGDAPGFIVSREVVNGGDFPATIAGFRRTTDYVTGLTDPALLALHDAAAVLEPNVLDESSRTFFDPLFDIGIVVAAGSTTTNPAMTTSPAAQFDWAFRPNREGVWPTGTAAQVTALREEIDNRAGATPALAPAAVPAAPTVSSVTINDEVRSAINAQFIPAPGKIVVYENTFTVNWVNTDVLTTSYEIQWDGGTGEWQTIEIVPANARPTRFITQEMNQFATPETVTLLATAASRDAMYLFRVRAIDAFGASDWSANYVLNGHTVTFNAAGGSAVAPVAVLNGSAVAAPTAPTRANFLFGGWSSDAECEAPYDFATTVTADITLYACWDAAPAEITSFVASPSSVTVGTPVTLTWVSSPATTMCVGSGAWSGNMPASGSQSVTPRAEGIQTFTLTCSGAGGDDTASATVTAEKRKGGGGPMDWLSVVGLGLLWAARRRGGLRSAQPF comes from the coding sequence GTGCGGACCCTGGGCGCGTTTGACTGGAGAACCAACAGCGCGATCCAGAACTGGATCGTCGACTGGGACGAGGTCGACACCGAACTCGTCCGCAAAGTGGATCCTGCCCGCGACAAGTGGCGCGTGGATGTTCCCGGCCTGCCGCGCGGCGAATATCAAATCCAGATCAGGGCTGCCGATGGCGTGGCGGTTGTGCACACGTTTGTGGACCTCCATACGACGTCCTACCCGCGCAACGGCGCGGCGTTCGTTCCGTCCAATCAGGCCGTCTTCGATTTTCCTGGAACCAACAATTTCGCGCTGACCGGCGCCATCGGTGGGTATCTGCCGGACGGCCGTGTGGACCCCAACGCCATCATCGTCTATGCGACGCACGCGAACATGGCGACGACGCTGCCGACGACGTTGTTCTCGACAGGGCGCGGCGCTACCGCGAATGCGAGAACGCCTCTGGTAGTTCGTTTGCTCGGCACCATCGGCTCGTTTACGACGGTCGCCGCGAACAAGGCCGGCGCTGGCGCGGTCGTTCCTCCTGGCGTCAATGACAGCCGCATGATGTCGATCGGTTCGGGCAACGGTAACGTCACCGTCGAAGGTGTCGGTCCGGATGCCATCCTCTTCGGCTGGGGCATCACGATCGCCGGAGCCCACAACGTGGAGTTCCGCAACCTGCGGTTCGACCAGTGGTACGACGACGCCATCTATATCGATGGCGGTGGCACTGGCACGCGGGCATCCAACATCTGGGTGCACAACAACACGTTTGGATACGGCCAGAACAAGCATCTCGCGCTGGGCCAGGATCCCGATCAGGCGAAGGGCGACGGCGCGGTCGACATTTCCAATCACCCGAGAAACTACACGGTCGATTACAACGTCTTCGCTGGAAGCAGCAAGGCCATGCTGATCGGTGGCGGCGCCACTGCCATCAGCAATCACTACGGCACGGTTCACCACAACTGGTTCCATGGCTCGGAAGAACGTACTCCGCGTGTGCGCAACGGCAGGATCCACGTCTTCAACAACCTGTACCAGGACATCCAGGGTCATCCGTTCCATAACCAGCTGCTGGCGAGGAACACGGGCTACGGAATCGGCGCGGGTCACAACGCCACGATCTGGGCGGAAGGAAACGTGTTCGATCACGTGAACTTCCCGTTCCTCAGAAGCCGGCAAGGTCACGCGCGCGGCCACCAGGTCATCAACTACGAGCCGGGGCCGAACGAGACCGCCAACGCGAACGCGGGCTACAACCACTTCTTTGGCGACGCTCCCGGTTTCATCGTGTCGAGAGAGGTCGTAAATGGCGGAGATTTCCCGGCGACCATAGCTGGCTTCCGCAGGACCACCGACTACGTCACCGGCCTCACGGACCCGGCGCTGCTGGCCCTGCACGACGCTGCGGCCGTTCTCGAGCCGAACGTCCTCGATGAGTCTTCACGGACCTTCTTCGATCCGCTGTTCGACATCGGCATCGTGGTTGCCGCGGGTTCGACGACGACGAACCCGGCCATGACCACGAGCCCGGCGGCGCAGTTCGATTGGGCATTCCGGCCGAACCGGGAAGGCGTGTGGCCGACTGGCACCGCCGCCCAGGTGACTGCATTGCGGGAAGAGATCGACAATCGTGCTGGCGCGACACCCGCGTTGGCCCCCGCTGCGGTTCCTGCCGCTCCGACGGTTTCGAGCGTCACGATCAACGACGAAGTGCGCTCTGCGATCAACGCGCAGTTCATACCGGCGCCCGGCAAGATCGTGGTCTACGAGAACACCTTCACGGTCAACTGGGTCAACACCGACGTTCTGACGACGAGTTACGAGATCCAGTGGGATGGTGGAACGGGCGAATGGCAAACGATCGAGATCGTTCCGGCCAATGCCCGGCCCACGCGTTTCATCACCCAGGAGATGAACCAGTTCGCGACGCCGGAAACGGTGACTCTGTTGGCGACCGCCGCCAGCAGGGATGCGATGTATCTCTTCCGTGTCAGGGCTATCGATGCCTTCGGGGCCAGTGACTGGTCCGCTAACTACGTACTGAACGGCCATACGGTGACGTTCAACGCAGCCGGCGGTTCGGCAGTCGCCCCGGTCGCGGTGCTGAACGGAAGCGCAGTCGCGGCGCCCACGGCCCCGACCCGGGCCAACTTCCTGTTTGGCGGCTGGTCCAGCGATGCCGAGTGCGAAGCGCCGTACGACTTCGCCACCACGGTCACCGCGGACATCACGTTGTACGCCTGCTGGGACGCAGCGCCGGCCGAGATCACCTCGTTTGTCGCCTCGCCGTCGAGTGTGACGGTGGGTACGCCGGTGACCTTGACTTGGGTTTCCTCCCCGGCGACGACGATGTGCGTCGGCAGCGGTGCATGGAGCGGCAACATGCCGGCGAGCGGCAGCCAGTCGGTCACGCCGCGGGCCGAGGGCATACAGACCTTCACGCTGACCTGCAGCGGCGCCGGTGGCGATGACACGGCAAGCGCCACGGTCACCGCGGAGAAGCGCAAAGGCGGCGGCGGCCCGATGGACTGGCTGTCAGTGGTTGGGTTGGGTCTGCTGTGGGCCGCGCGTCGGCGCGGCGGGTTGCGTTCGGCGCAGCCTTTCTAG